From the genome of Ignavibacteriales bacterium:
CAAAAGTTTGCGCTTCAAAAAAACTATGAACTGTAGAAATTCCCAATCGGCTCATCGTTTTTAAAAAGCCTTTCTTAACTGCAATGATATAGGAATCGAGTGCTTCTTCCGGTTTCAAATTCTGTTCAAGCATATTTGTTTCAGCAAGATCTCGGATAGTAGCAAATGCAAGATAAGGACAAATTGCATCGGCACCGAAACCGATTAGCAAAGCAAAATGTATTACTTCTCTAACTTCCCCTGAATCAATTATTATACTTGCATGGTTACGCAATCCTTTCTTTGCAAGGTGATGATGCAAACCTGAAGCAGCAAGAAGTGATGGAATAGGAACCTTGTTTATCTTTAAGTTTCTATCGGAAAGGATTAGGATAGTTGCTCCATCCTGAATTAATTTTTCTGCCTGATCAAAAATTAAATCGAGTGACTTTTGCAAACCGTTCTCTTCATCTGCTGAGAATAAAATATCAATTGTTTTTGTGCTAATATGCGGGTGATTTGCCGACTTTATTCGCATCAAATCTTCAGTTGTTAAAATTGGATGTGATAGTTTGAATCCACGAAAATGTTCCGGAGTTTCTTCAAGCAAACTTCCTTCTCCACCAACAAAACTTTCCAATGACATTACAAGTTCTTCGCGGAGTGGATCGATTGCAGGATTTGTTACTTGCGCAAACCTCTGCTTGAAATATGCAAACAAAGATTGAGGACGGTTTGACAATATCGCAAGCGGTGTATCATTTCCCATTGAACCAACCGCCTCCTGACTTCTGGAAGCCATCGGATTGATAATCATCTTAAGTTCTTCTTCGGTGTACCCAAATGCATGCTGCTTTTGCAGTAATTCTTCCGGGTTTTCTTCCGGAATACTTCCGGGTGTAAACAATCCACGCAATTCTATAATATTATCTTTAATCCATCTGCGGTAAGGTTTCTGTCTGGAAATTTTGGCTTTGATTTCTTTATCAGGTACAACTCTATTTTGAATTAAATCCGCAAGAAGCATTTTGCCAGGTGAAAGTCTGCTTCGTTTAATCATTTTTTCTGCCGGAAGATCGAGTACACCGGTTTCCGATGCGAGCAAAACTATTCCATCACTTGTTATTGTATAGCGCGAAGGACGTAAACCATTTCTATCCAAAATTCCACCAATAAATCGCGCATCCGAAAATGCAATTGCCGCTGGACCATCCCATGGTTCCATTATAGCTGAATGAAATTCATAGAATGCACGCTTATCTTCACTCATCTGAATTTTAGGTCCGTTTGCTTCGGGCACCATCATCATCATTGCGTGAGGAAGAGAGCGACCTCCAAGAACAATAAGTTCGAGAACATTATCAAAGATAGCGGAGTCGCTTCCTGATTCATCAATAATCGGTTTTATTTTTTCAAGATCATCGCCAAATAAATTAGATTTTAGAATTGCCTCACGTGCTTTCATACGATGGATGTTACCGCTTAGTGTATTAATTTCTCCATTATGTGCGATGTAACGGAACGGTTGTGCAAGATTCCAGGTTGGTAAAGTGTTTGTACTGTACCTTTGATGAATAATTCCAAATGAACTGGCAAATCTTTTATCGGAAAGATCCGGAAAGAATATTGGAAGCTGATGAGCGGTTAATAATCCTTTGTACACAATTTTAGTGGAGGACATGCTTGCAACATAAAACTGACTTGTATCTCCGTCCCAACTATTTATTTCTTTTTCCACTAATCGCCTGATTACATACAATTTTCTTTCGAAAGAATTTATTTCAATTTTACCACGATGAATAAACAATTGATAAACCTGTGGTTTTGTGGTTTTTGCTAAATCGCCAAGAGTACTTTCATCAACTGGTACTTTACGCCAGCCTAATACTTCGCATCCTTCTTCTGAAACAAATTTTTCAAAGGTTGAAATACATCTTTCAGTAAGAGATGAATCTGCCGGCATAAAGATCATAGCAGCAGCATAATCGCCGGTTTTTGGTAAATGAATTCCAATTGACTTACATTCATCTTTAAAAAATGTGTCCGGTGTTTGAATCATAATTCCAGCACCATCACCGGTAGTTTTATCACCGCCTAATGCGCCGCGATGTTCAAGATTAACAAGTACAGTAATTGAATCTTCAATTATTTTATGACTTGGAATTCCATCCAATTTAACAATAAAGCCAACTCCGCAATTATCATGTTCAAATGATGGATCGTAAAGTCCACGCTTTAAAAGTCTTCCGGCGGAGTTTCTATTCCACATGTTTTTCATCAATATCATTCCTTTGTTTACAAAACTATAAATAGAATGAGGAAATTAAATAACTACAATGCTGCCCATATATTTTCTTAATTCCTGAAGAATTGCATCCGTTAAGAAAATGGAAAACACAATTAAGAGATTGAAATTAAATTCTAAATTACTTTTTGGGATTTGCTTTTCTGAATCTTAAATAGTTTATAATTAATACTATCCATCAGTGCCTGCCAGCTTGCTTCAATTATATTTTCAGAAACGCCAACGGTTGACCAGGTTTCATTTCCGTCACTTGATTGAATGAGTACTCTTACTTTAGAAGCTGTGCCCTGCTTCTCATTTAACACCCGCACTTTATAATCAACTAATTTTATCAATGCAATCTCCGGATAAAATCTTAACAATGCTTTACGAAGAGCATTATCCAGTGCATTAACAGGTCCAATACCGTTGGCTGCCGTGTGTTCAATTTCGCCATCCACTTCAATCTTTAATACTGCTTCTGCACTTTCGTTCTTTCTATTATCAAACGTTACATTCACTTTCGATTCCAGCATTTTGAAAAATGGTGAGAATTCATTCATCTCAGATCGAAGTATGAGTTCGAATGAAGCTTCAGCACCATCGAACTGGTAGCCATCAAACTCAAGAGTTTTAATATGATTTACCAATTTTTTACTTAGTTCGTTATCTCCATTAAGATTAACCCCAAGCTCCTTCGCTTTATATTTTATATTGCTCTGTCCGGAAAGATCAGAAATTAAAACGCGCTGTTTATTGCCAATCAACTTGGGATCGACATGTTCATACATTCTACTGTCCTTCAATACAGCGCTCACGTGAATTCCTCCTTTGTGTGCAAAGGCTGAATTACCAACAAATGCTGCTCTTGTATTAGGAACAAGATTCATCAATTCAAAAACATAATTTGAGAGTGATGCAAGATGGTCCAGGTTTTCATTTACATTCGTTTGTTTAATCAATTTTAAAATGATGTTTGGAATTATGCTGGAAAGATTTGCATTACCGCATCTTTCACCTACACCGTTAATTGTTCCCTGAACATGCACGGCTCCCGCTTCGATTGCTGCTAAAGAATTTGCAACCGCAAGTTCCCCATCATTGTGTGCATGAATGCCAACCGGTTTATTAATATTATTCAATACATCTTTAACAATATCAGTCACCTGGTGGGGTAAAGAACCACCGTTCGTATCACAAAGAACAATTGATTTTGCACCTGCCTTTTCTGCTGCTTTAATCATCCGTAAAGCAAAAAAGGGATTGTTCTTATATCCATCGAAAAAATGTTCCGCATCAAAAATTACTTGTCTTCCATTTTCCTTTAAGAAT
Proteins encoded in this window:
- the cimA gene encoding citramalate synthase; the protein is MKKNFIELFDTTLRDGTQGEGINLSVTDKLSITQRLDEFGIDIIEGGWPGSNPRDEEYFKLAKKLNLRHAKVCAFGSTARFPDKISSDPNLLALLKAETEIVTIFGKTWNFHSEVSLGLTELENEELIFYSIQFLKENGRQVIFDAEHFFDGYKNNPFFALRMIKAAEKAGAKSIVLCDTNGGSLPHQVTDIVKDVLNNINKPVGIHAHNDGELAVANSLAAIEAGAVHVQGTINGVGERCGNANLSSIIPNIILKLIKQTNVNENLDHLASLSNYVFELMNLVPNTRAAFVGNSAFAHKGGIHVSAVLKDSRMYEHVDPKLIGNKQRVLISDLSGQSNIKYKAKELGVNLNGDNELSKKLVNHIKTLEFDGYQFDGAEASFELILRSEMNEFSPFFKMLESKVNVTFDNRKNESAEAVLKIEVDGEIEHTAANGIGPVNALDNALRKALLRFYPEIALIKLVDYKVRVLNEKQGTASKVRVLIQSSDGNETWSTVGVSENIIEASWQALMDSINYKLFKIQKSKSQKVI